In a genomic window of Aggregatimonas sangjinii:
- a CDS encoding class I SAM-dependent methyltransferase yields the protein MMFKTNQVVLVSSSVNHVKQPLLHAIEHFKIEPQEMNFIEVGSGYGKILDLAAKEFEWKSLIAIEIDFLTIMIARFSNLIKRMPITFVHKDIFDYEIPKGSLVYCYMSTPIISRLFDEGAFENCVVLSLTFPIQEIPCSATYDVEGFQKRLFVYDFR from the coding sequence ATGATGTTCAAAACGAATCAGGTAGTTCTCGTTTCGAGCAGTGTAAATCATGTAAAACAACCACTATTGCATGCAATCGAACATTTTAAGATAGAACCGCAAGAAATGAATTTTATAGAAGTAGGCTCAGGTTACGGTAAAATTCTGGATTTAGCTGCCAAAGAATTCGAATGGAAGTCACTTATCGCCATTGAAATCGATTTTTTAACGATTATGATTGCAAGGTTTAGCAATCTAATCAAAAGGATGCCTATAACGTTCGTTCATAAAGATATCTTTGATTATGAGATTCCGAAGGGTTCTTTAGTTTATTGCTATATGTCTACTCCTATAATAAGTCGTCTCTTCGATGAAGGCGCTTTTGAGAATTGCGTAGTACTTAGCCTTACCTTCCCCATTCAGGAAATACCGTGTTCGGCCACTTATGATGTCGAGGGTTTTCAGAAGCGGCTTTTTGTCTATGATTTCCGTTAG
- a CDS encoding leucine-rich repeat domain-containing protein has protein sequence MTDLSVFEERINQAIAQNATSLDLSLPNVSLHTEDLERLLPSIWKIENLENLSLKGNLLDVLPEGIGALKGLKDLDISMNNLNELPEWIGSLENLKNLTVSENKLTKLPSGINALGNLEQLYLEFNEIKELPVFEDTLSRLVTLNLNDNEIAEIPETIDKLSRLENLDLSYNALTDLPEQLCNLDSLISLDLRENNLNQEAITLLDEHFHDVALYQETVSNPNITVILDTLYPGEGATKLETINAVDGQIDIGVEEPQRIQTSEMISDFLSKIPIRGALANEVYHVAAKQLLDKVLNTETAAIDRESALVQISASLGNCNTPVMDLLSSTYVNNALEKETILNATDVTLVTALALKDRIKTELGKLDGAGEEIEIVQGLINAVFLEGSENDALNKLKIIGERNRIPSNSLNTEFAYNQVNDEHVKMVAKLCCKTDVAPTTGKVAPYEIDLSKLGAIKAQFLVKMGKIDQREQLINDYEKEIRNVLDKNLYVVEQTENLEAIGLMDIAVHQEELRGKLSQTGDTRLEVEFKEFIGEKRAAIEKLNTILTPPKVSGSLEGMTAPINSNQANAISRKRSRSPESRNRSRSPNSAPEKKITRRNNI, from the coding sequence ATGACCGATTTATCCGTATTCGAAGAAAGAATCAATCAGGCCATAGCACAAAACGCAACCTCTTTAGATTTGTCTTTACCGAATGTTTCTTTGCATACGGAGGATTTGGAAAGGCTACTGCCTAGCATTTGGAAAATAGAAAATTTAGAAAATCTTTCCCTCAAGGGCAATCTTTTAGATGTCCTGCCCGAAGGAATAGGAGCGCTGAAGGGCCTAAAGGATTTGGATATTTCAATGAACAATTTGAATGAGCTTCCCGAATGGATAGGAAGTCTAGAAAACTTAAAGAATCTGACTGTTTCTGAGAACAAACTCACTAAACTACCATCGGGTATAAACGCGTTGGGTAATCTTGAGCAGCTATATCTGGAATTTAATGAGATCAAAGAATTGCCCGTTTTTGAAGATACCCTTTCTAGGCTCGTTACCCTAAATCTAAATGATAATGAGATTGCCGAAATTCCGGAAACCATAGACAAGTTGAGCAGATTGGAGAATTTGGATTTATCCTACAATGCACTGACCGACTTGCCAGAACAGCTTTGCAATCTGGATTCGCTGATATCATTGGATTTAAGAGAAAATAACCTCAATCAAGAGGCAATAACACTACTGGATGAACATTTTCACGATGTTGCTCTTTATCAGGAAACAGTGTCAAATCCTAACATTACTGTAATTCTCGATACACTTTATCCGGGCGAGGGCGCAACTAAGTTGGAAACCATAAATGCGGTTGACGGTCAAATTGACATAGGTGTCGAGGAACCACAGCGTATTCAGACATCGGAAATGATTTCGGATTTCCTATCGAAAATACCGATTAGAGGAGCGTTAGCGAACGAAGTGTACCACGTGGCGGCCAAACAACTTTTAGACAAGGTACTGAACACCGAGACCGCTGCAATCGATAGGGAAAGCGCACTCGTTCAAATAAGTGCTTCCCTCGGTAATTGTAATACCCCTGTCATGGATTTGTTATCTAGTACGTACGTGAACAACGCATTGGAAAAGGAAACCATCCTCAACGCAACGGATGTGACGTTGGTCACGGCGTTGGCCTTAAAAGACCGAATAAAAACGGAACTGGGCAAACTTGATGGCGCTGGTGAGGAAATCGAAATCGTTCAAGGATTGATTAACGCCGTATTTTTAGAAGGCTCGGAAAACGATGCATTGAACAAGCTGAAAATTATCGGCGAGCGAAACCGTATTCCTTCGAATAGCCTAAACACTGAGTTTGCCTATAATCAGGTCAATGACGAACATGTGAAAATGGTGGCCAAATTATGTTGTAAGACCGATGTGGCCCCTACGACTGGCAAAGTCGCGCCCTATGAGATAGACCTTTCGAAATTAGGGGCAATAAAGGCACAGTTTCTTGTCAAAATGGGGAAAATTGATCAAAGGGAACAACTCATTAACGATTACGAAAAAGAGATTCGAAACGTTTTGGATAAGAACCTATATGTAGTTGAGCAAACTGAAAATTTGGAGGCCATTGGTCTTATGGATATTGCAGTGCATCAAGAAGAATTGAGAGGCAAATTATCGCAAACAGGCGATACCCGGCTTGAGGTTGAATTTAAAGAATTTATTGGCGAAAAAAGAGCCGCCATCGAAAAACTGAATACCATTTTGACCCCACCCAAAGTTTCCGGATCTTTGGAAGGGATGACAGCACCGATCAACTCAAATCAGGCCAATGCTATATCGAGAAAACGCAGTAGAAGTCCTGAGTCAAGAAATCGTAGTAGAAGCCCTAATAGCGCCCCTGAAAAAAAAATTACCAGACGCAATAACATCTAA
- a CDS encoding endonuclease/exonuclease/phosphatase family protein translates to MKKLLILLGALALTLSCEKDELYEETISAPSEEVSSPTSLTGLVNYNEKLKIVTVNVASASTTELRSIRRQIRRAAPNANIICLQEVKHERAVLEVFKSGRDHRDEGDMDSFPYYAQARNSTTARFPEKNLGIMVLSKFPIVKQFKPTIQTDPSVHKWTRSGLYTRIKVNYNTSIDLFTFHNTMNKHRNHSEWERRGMRKFREWVDRVLGKPLTSDVPRVFLAGDFNLGKESCYPLLGHPNVLEYAASENNKKGEIDQIVNTKTYPRLRSQGLVRTYGNSDHDGVWATYDLTTNRARALRDVVRVYEHSGARGRMAAFEVGDYYYLPEQHWIRTYRHQHWWNDRISSIRVGGYLRGYLYDGAHYRGRRWLFTGGHRNDISGSNDKISSMRVRRR, encoded by the coding sequence ATGAAAAAATTATTGATTTTATTAGGAGCGTTGGCCCTTACACTGTCCTGCGAAAAGGATGAACTGTATGAAGAAACGATCAGTGCCCCTAGCGAGGAGGTCTCCAGCCCGACCTCTTTGACCGGCCTTGTGAATTATAATGAAAAATTAAAAATTGTAACGGTAAACGTGGCTAGTGCTTCTACAACGGAGCTACGCAGTATACGACGACAAATCAGGCGCGCTGCTCCGAACGCCAACATCATATGTTTACAAGAGGTAAAGCACGAGAGGGCTGTATTAGAAGTTTTTAAATCAGGAAGAGATCATCGAGACGAGGGCGATATGGATTCTTTCCCATATTATGCACAGGCTAGAAATTCAACAACTGCTCGTTTTCCAGAAAAGAATTTGGGCATTATGGTTCTTTCAAAATTTCCGATTGTAAAGCAATTTAAACCGACAATTCAAACCGATCCCAGTGTACATAAGTGGACCCGCTCAGGTCTTTATACACGTATTAAAGTAAATTATAATACGAGTATTGATCTGTTTACTTTCCACAATACTATGAACAAGCACAGAAATCATTCAGAATGGGAGAGACGGGGAATGAGAAAGTTCAGAGAGTGGGTAGACCGCGTTTTGGGCAAACCATTGACTAGCGACGTCCCGAGGGTATTCTTGGCAGGGGATTTTAATTTAGGCAAAGAAAGTTGCTACCCGTTACTGGGACATCCTAACGTGTTAGAATATGCAGCTTCAGAAAATAATAAAAAGGGTGAAATAGACCAAATCGTTAATACAAAAACTTACCCGAGATTGAGGAGCCAAGGTCTTGTAAGAACGTACGGAAACTCTGACCACGATGGCGTGTGGGCAACATATGACCTTACGACAAATAGGGCGAGGGCATTACGCGATGTTGTCAGGGTTTATGAGCATTCTGGTGCTCGGGGCAGAATGGCTGCCTTTGAGGTTGGTGACTATTACTATCTACCCGAACAGCATTGGATTCGAACTTATAGACACCAACATTGGTGGAACGACCGTATTTCATCAATTAGGGTTGGTGGTTATTTAAGAGGTTATTTGTATGATGGGGCACATTACCGTGGCAGAAGGTGGTTGTTTACGGGGGGACACCGGAACGATATAAGCGGTTCTAACGATAAGATCAGTTCTATGAGAGTACGGCGTAGGTAG